A window of the Bacteroides thetaiotaomicron VPI-5482 genome harbors these coding sequences:
- a CDS encoding DUF4989 domain-containing protein, translated as MKAHYKLFLSLAIGSFVTFAGCQDDEVVDLVKYPVNQPAITIDDAEGASKATLTAVYKSDGTLELDGPVTRTYTFHFAASPEDATVTFDIINTNIPKENVEISATKVVLPAGSTDASVTVTLKDEDFSFAASNYDATTYELGVKASVEGYKIGTEPIQSKVVIEKEAYTASCSVVGESGNNVTFERAFSQGAIVNPDPISYTFKMKLDKPARKDVKVKLATTGLDEQFMNDITVTPAEITIAAGELESAEVTWTITDDFLLTTAGEESHTLVVTASAESEDPVVKVNSKENFLTFNVDKVLRNFKYLSVIGSNWTELSKAGWSAEIPSGVSGRASYLIDGNGGSYGSDVYSYNPFWFVIDMKSAQTFNALGMDYYYTYASKKVRISTSLDNENWTPQGVLEVPRVGNHYFQFFSSITARYVKVELLEGFGSYIDVTEVYIYNAQ; from the coding sequence ATGAAAGCACATTATAAACTCTTTTTATCTCTGGCAATAGGATCATTCGTTACTTTTGCTGGATGTCAGGATGATGAGGTGGTGGATTTGGTTAAATATCCGGTGAATCAGCCTGCTATAACGATTGACGATGCGGAAGGAGCGTCTAAAGCGACGTTGACTGCGGTTTACAAATCTGATGGTACATTGGAATTAGATGGCCCTGTCACTAGAACTTATACATTCCATTTTGCTGCATCACCGGAAGATGCTACAGTGACTTTTGATATTATAAATACTAATATCCCAAAAGAAAATGTAGAGATCAGTGCCACTAAAGTAGTTCTTCCTGCCGGTTCAACAGATGCTTCTGTCACTGTGACTTTGAAGGATGAAGATTTTAGTTTTGCAGCATCCAATTATGATGCGACTACTTATGAATTAGGGGTGAAAGCCAGTGTGGAAGGATATAAGATAGGAACTGAACCAATACAATCTAAAGTTGTAATAGAGAAGGAGGCATACACAGCTTCATGCTCTGTGGTTGGTGAGAGCGGTAATAACGTTACATTTGAACGTGCTTTCTCTCAAGGAGCGATTGTAAATCCTGATCCTATATCCTATACTTTCAAGATGAAGTTGGATAAGCCGGCAAGAAAAGACGTAAAAGTGAAACTTGCCACTACGGGATTGGATGAACAGTTCATGAATGATATCACTGTTACTCCTGCTGAAATTACCATAGCTGCCGGAGAGTTAGAATCAGCAGAGGTTACCTGGACTATTACTGATGATTTCTTGCTGACAACAGCTGGAGAAGAATCTCACACTCTTGTTGTTACTGCATCAGCAGAAAGTGAAGACCCCGTTGTGAAGGTTAATAGTAAGGAGAACTTCTTAACCTTTAATGTGGATAAAGTACTTAGAAACTTTAAATATTTGTCTGTTATAGGTAGTAACTGGACTGAATTGTCGAAAGCAGGTTGGAGTGCGGAGATTCCTTCTGGTGTCTCCGGTAGAGCTAGTTATTTGATTGATGGTAATGGAGGAAGCTATGGATCAGATGTATATAGTTATAATCCATTCTGGTTTGTTATTGATATGAAATCAGCACAGACTTTTAATGCTTTGGGTATGGATTATTATTATACGTATGCTTCTAAGAAAGTACGTATTTCAACTTCATTGGATAATGAAAACTGGACTCCACAGGGAGTGTTGGAAGTTCCTCGTGTGGGTAATCATTATTTCCAATTCTTCTCTTCTATAACAGCTCGTTATGTAAAGGTTGAATTATTGGAAGGCTTTGGTTCATATATTGATGTAACTGAAGTTTATATCTACAACGCTCAGTAA
- a CDS encoding DUF6078 family protein has protein sequence MEEEIDFTKVPYQYAMCLNRECSKANTCLRLLTAQSVPEKIEYWVIISPKHLAAQQGNCPYYRSNVKVRYAKGFIRMLEDLPYKQMQTVISHLMSYFGRRTYYRIRKGERLLTPSEQQRILNILKNCGATHLQNFDAYVEDYDW, from the coding sequence ATGGAAGAAGAAATTGACTTTACCAAAGTCCCCTATCAGTACGCAATGTGCCTCAATCGGGAATGTTCAAAAGCAAACACTTGCTTAAGACTACTTACAGCACAAAGCGTACCGGAAAAGATTGAATACTGGGTTATTATCAGTCCCAAACATCTCGCTGCCCAACAAGGGAATTGTCCTTATTATCGTTCTAATGTCAAAGTACGTTATGCTAAGGGATTCATCAGAATGTTAGAAGACTTGCCTTATAAGCAAATGCAAACTGTCATATCGCATTTAATGAGCTATTTTGGTCGCAGAACTTACTACCGCATCCGCAAAGGCGAACGCCTCCTTACCCCCTCCGAGCAACAAAGAATATTAAATATCCTCAAGAATTGCGGAGCAACTCATCTACAAAACTTTGATGCATACGTTGAAGATTATGACTGGTGA
- a CDS encoding GH92 family glycosyl hydrolase, whose product MKRLLLIACILNCTLLSQAKDWTQYVNPLMGSQSTFELSTGNTYPAIARPWGMNFWTPQTGKMGDGWQYTYTANKIRGFKQTHQPSPWINDYGQFSIMPIVGQPVFDEEKRASWFAHKGEVATPYYYKVYLAEHDIVTEMTPTERAVLFRFTFPENDHSYVVVDAFDKGSYIKIIPEENKIIGYTTRNSGGVPENFKNYFIIEFDKPFTYKATVENGNLQENVAEQTTDHAGAIIGFKTRKGEQVNARIASSFISFEQAAANMNELGKDNIEQLAQKGKDAWNQVLGKIEVEGGNLDQYRTFYSCLYRSLLFPRKFYELDANGQPIHYSPYNGQVLPGYMFTDTGFWDTFRCLFPLLNLMYPSVNKEMQEGLINTYLESGFFPEWASPGHRGCMVGNNSASILVDAYMKGVKVDDIKTLYEGLIHGTENVHPEVSSTGRLGYEYYNKLGYVPYDVKINENAARTLEYAYDDWCIYRLAKELKRPKKEISLFAKRAMNYKNLFDKESKLMRGRNEDGTFQSPFSPLKWGDAFTEGNSWHYTWSVFHDPQGLIDLMGGKEMFVTMMDSVFAVPPIFDDSYYGQVIHEIREMTVMNMGNYAHGNQPIQHMIYLYDYAGQPWKAQYWLRQVMDRMYTPGPDGYCGDEDNGQTSAWYVFSALGFYPVCPGTDEYVMGTPLFKKATLHFENGNSLVIDAPNNSTENFYIDSMSFNGADHTKNYLRHEDLFKGGTIKVDMSNRPNLNRGTKEEDMPYSFSKE is encoded by the coding sequence ATGAAAAGACTCTTATTAATAGCCTGTATACTTAATTGCACGCTATTGTCCCAAGCCAAAGACTGGACGCAGTACGTCAATCCGCTGATGGGTTCCCAATCTACTTTTGAGTTATCAACAGGCAATACCTATCCGGCTATTGCCCGTCCCTGGGGTATGAACTTCTGGACTCCACAGACAGGCAAAATGGGAGACGGATGGCAATATACCTATACCGCCAACAAAATCCGCGGGTTCAAACAGACACACCAGCCCAGTCCGTGGATCAATGATTATGGTCAGTTCTCGATAATGCCGATAGTGGGCCAACCGGTGTTTGACGAAGAGAAACGGGCAAGCTGGTTTGCACATAAAGGGGAAGTGGCAACTCCTTACTACTACAAAGTATACCTGGCAGAACACGATATAGTCACCGAAATGACACCGACGGAACGTGCTGTGCTTTTCCGTTTCACATTCCCGGAGAATGATCATTCTTATGTGGTCGTAGATGCCTTCGACAAAGGTTCTTACATCAAAATTATTCCGGAAGAGAATAAGATAATCGGTTATACCACACGCAACAGCGGTGGTGTTCCTGAAAACTTCAAGAACTACTTTATCATTGAGTTCGACAAGCCTTTCACCTATAAGGCCACGGTAGAGAACGGAAATCTGCAAGAGAACGTAGCGGAACAGACAACCGACCATGCCGGAGCGATCATCGGATTCAAAACCCGCAAAGGAGAGCAGGTGAACGCACGTATCGCCTCTTCTTTTATCAGCTTCGAGCAGGCTGCCGCTAATATGAACGAACTGGGCAAAGATAATATAGAACAACTCGCCCAAAAAGGAAAAGATGCCTGGAATCAGGTGCTGGGCAAAATAGAAGTAGAAGGCGGCAATCTGGATCAGTACCGTACATTCTACTCCTGCCTGTATCGTTCACTGCTTTTCCCGCGCAAGTTCTATGAGCTGGATGCGAACGGTCAGCCCATTCATTACAGTCCGTATAACGGACAGGTACTTCCGGGATATATGTTTACCGATACCGGCTTCTGGGATACATTCCGCTGCCTCTTCCCGCTGTTGAATCTGATGTACCCGTCGGTTAATAAGGAGATGCAGGAAGGGTTGATCAATACATACCTTGAAAGCGGTTTCTTCCCCGAATGGGCAAGTCCGGGGCACAGAGGTTGCATGGTTGGAAATAACTCCGCATCAATCCTGGTAGACGCCTATATGAAAGGAGTAAAAGTCGATGATATCAAGACGTTGTATGAAGGACTGATTCACGGAACGGAGAATGTGCATCCGGAGGTTTCTTCTACCGGACGATTGGGATACGAGTATTATAATAAACTGGGATACGTACCCTACGATGTGAAAATCAACGAGAACGCCGCCCGTACTCTGGAGTATGCATACGATGACTGGTGTATCTATCGGTTGGCTAAAGAACTGAAACGTCCCAAGAAAGAAATCAGCCTGTTTGCCAAACGTGCCATGAATTACAAGAATCTTTTCGATAAAGAATCCAAGCTGATGCGTGGTCGCAACGAAGACGGTACATTCCAGTCTCCTTTCTCACCACTGAAATGGGGAGATGCCTTTACGGAAGGAAACAGCTGGCATTATACCTGGTCTGTCTTCCACGATCCGCAGGGACTTATTGACCTGATGGGCGGGAAAGAGATGTTTGTTACCATGATGGATTCCGTATTTGCCGTACCGCCCATTTTTGATGACAGCTATTACGGACAAGTGATTCACGAAATTCGTGAAATGACAGTGATGAATATGGGCAACTATGCACATGGTAATCAGCCGATCCAGCACATGATCTACCTCTATGACTATGCGGGACAACCGTGGAAGGCTCAATATTGGTTACGTCAGGTAATGGACAGAATGTACACGCCCGGACCGGACGGTTACTGCGGAGACGAAGACAACGGACAAACTTCTGCCTGGTATGTGTTCTCTGCGCTGGGTTTCTACCCTGTTTGCCCTGGAACGGACGAATATGTGATGGGAACTCCTCTGTTCAAAAAGGCTACTCTTCACTTCGAGAACGGCAATAGTCTTGTTATCGACGCGCCCAATAACAGCACGGAAAATTTCTATATTGATTCCATGAGCTTCAATGGTGCTGATCATACCAAGAATTATCTGCGTCACGAAGATTTGTTCAAGGGAGGTACTATCAAAGTAGACATGAGTAATCGGCCGAATCTGAACAGAGGAACCAAAGAAGAGGATATGCCTTATTCTTTTTCCAAAGAATAG
- a CDS encoding GH92 family glycosyl hydrolase produces the protein MKLKTLLIGCFGGFIMLNSCTESPSVKDYSAYVNPFIGTGGHGHTFPGAVVPHGMIQPSPDTRIDGWDACSGYYYDDNTINGFSHTHVSGTGCCDYGDVLLMPTVGKPQYLTTDPESQKLAYASAFSHENETAEPGYYSVFLDTYQVKAEITATKRGAIHRYTFPESTESGFIIDLDYSLQRQTNYEMEIEVISDTEICGHKKTTYWAFDQYINFYAKFSKPFAYTLITDSVTMDNGKRLPVCKAVLHFNTKKDEEVLVKVGVSAVDIAGARKNVESEIPEWDFDKVRKDARTAWNNYLSKIDITTSDKEDKTIFYTALYHTAISPNLFTDADGRYLGMDLEVHQGDTINPLYTVFSLWDTFRALHPLMTIIDPNLNNQFINSLIRKHQEGGIYPMWDLASNYTGTMIGYHAVPVIVDAYMKGYRNFDAHEAYKASLRAAEYDTTGIKCPDLVLPHLMPKAKYYKNAIGYIPCDRENESVAKALEYAYDDWCISIFAEAMNDFENKAKYERFAKAYEFYFDKSTRFMRGLDSNGEWRTPFNPRASTHRSDDYCEGTAWQWTWFVPHDVEGLVKLMGGEDAFVEKLDSLFTVDSSLDGETTSADISGLIGQYAHGNEPSHHVIHLYNYVNRPWRTQELVDSVYRSQYANNVDGLSGNEDCGQMSAWYILNSMGFYQVCPGKPVYSIGRPAFDKAVINLPGEKTFSIVAKNNSKSNKYIESVLLNGKPLDTPFFGHQDIVAGGVMEIRMTDHPTQWGVRQ, from the coding sequence ATGAAATTAAAGACACTTCTGATAGGATGTTTCGGAGGATTTATAATGCTCAACTCCTGCACAGAGTCCCCCAGTGTAAAAGATTATAGTGCTTATGTCAATCCTTTCATAGGCACCGGCGGACATGGACATACTTTCCCCGGAGCTGTAGTTCCGCACGGTATGATCCAGCCCAGTCCGGACACCAGGATCGACGGCTGGGACGCCTGCTCCGGTTATTATTACGACGACAACACGATCAACGGTTTTTCGCATACCCACGTCAGCGGTACAGGCTGTTGTGACTACGGAGACGTATTACTGATGCCGACTGTCGGCAAGCCGCAGTATCTGACAACTGATCCGGAAAGCCAGAAACTGGCTTACGCCTCTGCTTTCTCGCACGAGAATGAGACAGCGGAACCCGGATATTACTCCGTCTTCCTCGACACCTATCAGGTAAAAGCGGAGATCACGGCTACCAAGCGCGGCGCCATCCACCGCTACACTTTCCCCGAAAGCACAGAATCCGGATTTATCATCGACCTGGACTACAGCCTGCAACGGCAGACCAACTACGAGATGGAAATCGAAGTAATCAGCGACACGGAAATCTGCGGACACAAGAAGACGACTTACTGGGCTTTCGACCAGTATATTAACTTCTACGCCAAGTTCTCCAAACCGTTCGCATATACCCTCATCACCGACTCTGTCACGATGGACAACGGCAAGCGCCTGCCTGTATGCAAAGCGGTGCTGCACTTCAATACAAAGAAAGACGAAGAAGTACTGGTAAAAGTGGGTGTATCTGCCGTCGATATCGCCGGCGCACGCAAGAATGTGGAATCCGAAATTCCCGAATGGGACTTCGACAAGGTACGAAAAGACGCCCGCACTGCCTGGAACAATTATCTGTCTAAAATAGACATCACCACTTCCGATAAAGAAGATAAAACCATCTTTTATACCGCCCTGTATCATACGGCCATCAGCCCGAACCTGTTTACGGATGCGGACGGACGCTATCTCGGCATGGATCTCGAAGTACATCAGGGAGATACCATCAATCCGCTGTATACTGTCTTCTCCCTGTGGGATACTTTCCGCGCGCTGCACCCGCTGATGACGATCATTGACCCGAATCTGAACAATCAGTTCATCAATTCACTGATTAGGAAACATCAGGAAGGCGGAATATACCCGATGTGGGATCTGGCTTCCAACTACACTGGAACGATGATCGGATATCATGCAGTCCCGGTTATCGTGGATGCCTATATGAAAGGTTACCGCAATTTTGATGCTCACGAAGCATACAAAGCCAGTCTGCGGGCAGCCGAATATGACACGACAGGCATCAAATGCCCCGATCTGGTGCTGCCGCATCTGATGCCCAAAGCGAAGTATTATAAAAACGCTATCGGCTACATCCCCTGCGACCGCGAAAATGAATCTGTAGCCAAAGCATTGGAATATGCCTACGACGACTGGTGTATCTCCATCTTTGCCGAAGCGATGAACGACTTCGAAAACAAAGCAAAGTATGAACGTTTCGCTAAAGCCTATGAGTTCTATTTCGACAAATCGACCCGTTTCATGCGCGGACTGGATTCGAATGGCGAATGGCGCACCCCGTTCAACCCGCGTGCCTCCACTCACCGTAGTGATGACTATTGCGAAGGAACCGCTTGGCAATGGACCTGGTTTGTTCCGCACGATGTGGAAGGACTTGTGAAACTGATGGGAGGCGAGGACGCTTTTGTAGAAAAGCTGGATTCGCTGTTTACAGTCGATTCGAGTCTGGACGGAGAAACCACCTCGGCTGATATCAGCGGACTGATCGGTCAGTATGCACATGGCAATGAGCCGAGTCATCACGTGATTCATCTGTACAACTATGTGAATCGTCCGTGGAGAACGCAGGAATTAGTGGACAGTGTCTACCGGAGCCAGTATGCCAACAACGTAGACGGGTTGTCCGGGAATGAAGACTGCGGACAGATGTCGGCATGGTATATACTCAACTCGATGGGATTCTATCAGGTATGTCCGGGCAAACCGGTGTATTCTATCGGACGTCCGGCTTTCGACAAAGCCGTGATCAATCTCCCCGGTGAAAAGACATTCAGCATCGTGGCGAAGAACAACTCCAAAAGCAACAAATACATCGAAAGCGTATTGCTGAACGGCAAACCTCTGGACACGCCTTTCTTCGGACATCAGGACATTGTAGCGGGCGGAGTCATGGAGATCAGAATGACTGACCACCCTACACAATGGGGAGTCAGACAGTAG
- a CDS encoding FecR family protein: MKEKKMRNLSEEIINKYLTGQCSEEELMEVNAWISESDENARQLFRMEEIYHLGKFDHYADEQRMANAEKRLYKQLSQEKKKKDKVLHMHRWMRYAAILAVALLMGGGAGYWFYNRPEHQMLVAVANEGIVKEVVLPDGTKVWLNNAATLKYPREFSEKERNVYLDGEAYFEVTKNRHKPFTVESDAMRVRVLGTTFNFKCDKRCRIAEATLIEGEIEVKGNKDEGQIVLAPGQRAELNRNSGRLTVKQVDAKLDAVWRDNLIPFNKANIFTITKALERFYDVKIILSPDIRSDKTYSGVLKKKSTIESVLKSLQNSIPIEYKIVGNNIFISSDKK; this comes from the coding sequence ATGAAGGAAAAGAAAATGAGAAATCTGAGCGAAGAAATAATAAACAAATATCTGACTGGTCAGTGTTCTGAAGAAGAGCTGATGGAGGTAAATGCCTGGATCAGCGAATCGGACGAAAATGCCCGCCAGTTGTTCCGCATGGAAGAAATTTATCATCTGGGTAAGTTTGACCATTATGCCGATGAACAGAGAATGGCTAATGCGGAAAAAAGGCTTTATAAACAACTGTCGCAAGAGAAAAAGAAGAAAGATAAAGTACTGCATATGCATCGCTGGATGAGATATGCGGCCATCCTTGCCGTCGCTTTACTAATGGGCGGAGGAGCCGGATATTGGTTCTACAACCGGCCGGAACATCAGATGCTGGTAGCCGTTGCCAATGAAGGCATCGTGAAGGAAGTTGTCTTGCCAGATGGAACGAAAGTCTGGCTGAACAATGCCGCCACGCTGAAGTACCCGCGCGAATTCTCCGAAAAAGAACGTAATGTGTATCTGGACGGAGAAGCCTATTTCGAAGTGACCAAGAACCGCCATAAACCATTCACGGTAGAAAGCGACGCTATGCGCGTACGTGTACTGGGAACCACTTTCAACTTCAAATGCGACAAACGTTGCCGGATAGCGGAAGCAACCTTGATCGAAGGAGAAATCGAAGTGAAAGGCAACAAGGACGAAGGACAAATTGTCCTCGCCCCCGGTCAGCGTGCCGAACTGAACAGAAACAGCGGACGGCTGACGGTGAAACAGGTCGACGCGAAACTGGATGCTGTATGGCGTGACAATCTGATACCATTCAATAAAGCAAACATATTTACCATCACCAAGGCACTGGAACGCTTCTACGACGTGAAGATCATTCTGTCTCCTGACATTCGGTCGGACAAAACATATTCGGGTGTATTGAAGAAAAAATCAACCATCGAATCGGTATTGAAATCCTTGCAGAATTCCATACCTATTGAATATAAAATCGTAGGAAACAACATCTTTATCTCTTCAGATAAGAAATGA
- a CDS encoding RNA polymerase sigma-70 factor, which translates to MNENFDLTYKALFRRYYPSLIFYATRLVGEEEAEDVVQDVFVELWKRKDSIEIGEQIQAFLYRAVYTRALNVLKHRNVEDGYCAAMEEINRRRAEFYQPDNNEVIRKIEDQELRKEIHDAINELPDKCKEVFKLSYLHDMKNKEIADVLGVSLRTVEAHMYKALKFLRNRLGHLWFILLLFLLD; encoded by the coding sequence ATGAATGAAAACTTCGACTTAACCTACAAAGCTCTATTCCGCAGGTACTACCCCAGCCTGATATTCTATGCCACCCGACTGGTGGGAGAAGAAGAGGCGGAGGATGTAGTGCAGGACGTGTTCGTAGAGCTTTGGAAACGAAAAGACAGCATAGAGATAGGAGAGCAGATTCAGGCTTTCCTCTATCGTGCTGTCTATACACGTGCCCTTAACGTATTGAAACATCGTAATGTAGAAGATGGCTATTGCGCCGCCATGGAAGAGATAAACCGGAGGCGTGCAGAGTTTTATCAGCCGGACAATAACGAAGTGATCCGCAAGATCGAAGACCAGGAATTGCGGAAAGAGATTCACGATGCGATCAATGAGCTTCCGGACAAGTGCAAAGAAGTTTTCAAGCTCAGCTATCTGCACGACATGAAAAATAAGGAGATAGCCGATGTACTGGGAGTTTCACTCCGCACGGTAGAGGCACATATGTATAAGGCTTTGAAGTTCCTGCGAAATCGTCTCGGACATCTTTGGTTCATTCTCCTCTTATTTTTATTGGATTAA
- a CDS encoding GH92 family glycosyl hydrolase, which translates to MKTPIYLLLIVCIFASCNTKQTQAEIDYTSYVNPFIGTDFTGNTYPGAQAPFGMVQLSPDNGLPGWDRISGYFYPDSTIAGFSHTHLSGTGAGDLYDISFMPVTLPYKEAEAPLGIYSKFSHDEESAYAGYYQVRLKDYHINVELTATERCGIQRYTFPKAEAAIFLNLKKAMNWDFTNDSHIEVVDSVTIQGYRYSDGWARDQRIYFRTRFSKPFDKVELDTTAIIKDKQHIGTAVIARFDFHTEEGEQILVNTAISGVSMEGAAKNLQAEVPENDFDKYLAETKANWNRQLGKIEVEGDNQDDKVNFYTALYHSMIAPTIYSDVDGAYYGPDKKVHQSDGWVNYSTFSLWDTYRAAHPLFTYTEPERVNDMVKSFIAFFEQNGRLPVWNFYGSETDMMIGYHAVPVIVDAYLKGIGNFDAEKALAACVATANLDNYRGIGLYKQLGYIPYNVTDHYNAENWSLSKTLEYAFDDYCIAEMANKMGKKEIADEFYKRSQNYKNVYNPATSFMQPRDDKGNFIKDFKADEYTPHICESNGWQYFWSVQHDIDGLIDLTGGKNRFAEKLDSMFTYHPAADEELPIFSTGMIGQYAHGNEPSHHVIYLFNAVGQQNLTQKYVAKVMNELYKNEPAGLCGNEDCGQMSAWYVFSAMGFYPVNPVSGKYEIGTPLFPEMKLHLANGKTFTVLAPKVSKENIYIQSIKVDGQPYNKTYLTHEQIMSGTTVEFEMGNTPLVEVEFEEQTQ; encoded by the coding sequence ATGAAAACACCTATTTACCTACTTCTAATCGTTTGTATTTTTGCATCCTGCAACACCAAACAGACACAAGCTGAAATTGATTACACATCGTATGTAAATCCTTTTATTGGCACCGATTTCACAGGAAACACTTATCCCGGCGCACAAGCCCCCTTCGGTATGGTGCAGCTCAGCCCGGACAACGGACTTCCGGGATGGGACCGCATCTCCGGCTATTTTTATCCGGACAGCACCATCGCCGGCTTCAGCCATACCCACCTTTCGGGAACAGGTGCAGGCGACTTGTACGACATCTCTTTCATGCCGGTCACACTGCCCTACAAAGAGGCAGAAGCGCCGCTGGGCATCTACTCCAAGTTTTCTCACGATGAAGAGAGCGCCTATGCAGGCTACTATCAAGTACGTCTGAAAGACTACCATATCAATGTGGAACTGACCGCAACCGAACGTTGTGGCATCCAGCGATACACCTTCCCCAAAGCCGAAGCCGCCATCTTCCTGAATCTGAAGAAAGCCATGAACTGGGACTTCACAAACGATTCGCACATCGAAGTAGTGGACTCTGTGACGATTCAAGGATACCGTTACTCCGACGGCTGGGCACGCGACCAGCGAATCTACTTCCGCACCCGCTTCTCGAAGCCTTTCGACAAGGTGGAACTGGATACGACTGCCATTATCAAAGACAAGCAACACATCGGTACGGCTGTCATCGCACGTTTTGACTTCCATACCGAAGAAGGAGAACAGATTCTCGTCAATACCGCCATTTCCGGCGTCAGCATGGAAGGCGCAGCCAAGAACCTGCAAGCCGAAGTGCCCGAAAATGACTTCGACAAGTATCTGGCAGAAACAAAAGCAAACTGGAACCGCCAACTGGGAAAGATCGAAGTCGAGGGTGACAATCAAGACGATAAAGTAAACTTTTATACGGCTCTGTACCACTCGATGATCGCACCTACGATTTACAGTGACGTAGACGGAGCCTATTACGGTCCCGACAAAAAAGTACATCAGAGTGACGGCTGGGTGAATTACAGCACTTTCTCCCTTTGGGATACCTACCGTGCCGCCCATCCCCTTTTCACATATACCGAACCGGAACGTGTCAACGACATGGTAAAATCCTTCATCGCCTTCTTTGAACAGAACGGACGCCTGCCCGTATGGAACTTCTACGGGAGTGAAACCGATATGATGATCGGCTATCATGCCGTTCCCGTGATTGTAGACGCTTATCTGAAAGGTATAGGCAACTTTGATGCGGAGAAAGCACTGGCCGCCTGCGTAGCTACCGCCAACTTGGATAACTACCGGGGCATCGGGCTATACAAGCAATTAGGCTATATTCCTTACAACGTGACAGATCATTACAATGCCGAAAATTGGTCACTGTCCAAAACACTGGAATATGCATTTGACGATTACTGCATCGCTGAGATGGCGAACAAGATGGGCAAGAAGGAGATAGCGGACGAATTCTACAAACGTTCTCAGAACTACAAGAATGTTTACAACCCGGCCACTTCGTTCATGCAGCCGCGTGACGATAAAGGAAACTTTATCAAAGACTTCAAAGCCGACGAATACACTCCGCATATCTGCGAAAGCAACGGCTGGCAATACTTCTGGTCCGTGCAGCATGACATAGATGGTCTGATTGATCTCACAGGAGGTAAAAACCGCTTTGCAGAGAAACTGGACAGCATGTTTACCTACCATCCGGCAGCCGACGAAGAACTTCCCATCTTCAGCACGGGAATGATCGGGCAATATGCTCACGGCAATGAGCCGAGCCATCACGTAATCTATCTCTTCAATGCCGTAGGACAACAGAACCTGACACAGAAATACGTTGCCAAGGTAATGAACGAGCTTTACAAGAACGAGCCTGCCGGTCTTTGCGGAAACGAAGACTGCGGACAAATGTCTGCCTGGTACGTATTCAGCGCGATGGGATTCTATCCCGTCAATCCGGTCAGCGGAAAGTATGAAATAGGTACTCCCCTGTTCCCGGAGATGAAGTTGCATCTGGCTAACGGAAAGACATTTACAGTACTTGCTCCCAAAGTGAGCAAAGAGAATATTTACATTCAATCTATCAAAGTAGACGGTCAACCGTACAACAAGACCTACCTTACCCATGAACAGATTATGAGCGGTACCACCGTCGAATTTGAAATGGGGAATACTCCCTTAGTGGAAGTCGAATTTGAAGAACAGACCCAGTAG